From Nycticebus coucang isolate mNycCou1 chromosome 6, mNycCou1.pri, whole genome shotgun sequence, the proteins below share one genomic window:
- the LOC128588012 gene encoding costars family protein ABRACL-like: MNVDHEVNLLVEEIHRLGSKNADGKLSVKFGVLFQDDKCANLFEALVGTLKAAKRWKIVMYPGELLLQGVHDDVDIILLQD, from the coding sequence ATGAATGTGGATCATGAGGTTAACCTCTTAGTGGAGGAAATTCATCGTTTGGGTTCAAAAAATGCTGATGGAAAACTGAGTGTGAAATTTGGGGTCCTCTTCCAAGATGACAAATGTGCCAACCTCTTTGAAGCGTTGGTAGGAACTCTCAAAGCTGCAAAACGATGGAAGATTGTTATGTACCCAGGAGAGCTACTTTTGCAAGGTGTTCACGATGATGTTGACATTATATTGCTGCAAGATTAA
- the PLA2G4F gene encoding cytosolic phospholipase A2 zeta isoform X3 — protein MVRVAESEPARGPQELAFPGGEKSCGYLGAALMSAQHRPTRTLSRPLTWATPFSGSRQLQLAVPGAYEKLQLLPLQPPKEPGLPPTFTFHVNPVLSSRLDVELVEKLTVLQSGLNTELEAQTSRLGEGSVLLSSLPVGQEDRCFVALGKDQEVALSVKVEKSSGDLDLRLGFDLSDGEREFLDKRKQIVSKALQQVLELSKAPDNGQVPVVALLGSGGGTRAMSSLYGSLAGLQELGLLDTVTYLSGVSGSTWCISTLYKDPAWSQVALQGPIEYAQARVCSSKLGALSTEQLQYYTQELGVWEPSSRSVSLIDFWGLLIEYFLYQEENPAKLSDQQQAVSQGQNPYPIYACVNVRTNISAEDFAEWCEFTPYEVGFPKYGAYVPTELFGSEFFMGRLLQLRPEPRICYLQGMWGSAFAASLDEIFLKTSGSGLGFLECHRGSVNIADDCQKLQLHDPARLRTRLFTPQGPFSRAVLDIFTSRFTSAQNSNFTRGLCLHKDYVAGREFVAWKDTHPDAFPNQLTPMRECLYLVDGGFAINSPFPLALLPQRAVDLILSFDYSLTAPFEVLQMTEKYCLDRGIPFPRIEVGPEDLEEPRECYLFAKPNDPCSPIVLHFPLVNRTFRTHLAPGVERQTAEERAFGDFVINGPDTPYGMRNFTYEPQDFDRLVALSRYNVLNNVETVKSALRLALDRRAGDKAGG, from the exons ATGGTCAGGGTGGCCGAGAGTGAGCCGGCACGTGGGCCACAGGAGCTGGCATTCCCAGGGGGAGAGAAGAGTTGTGGCTACCTGGGTGCTGCCCTCATGAGTGCACAGCACAGACCCACGCGCACCCTCTCCAGGCCACTCACCTGGGCAACTCCGTTCTCAGGCTCTAGGCAGCTCCAGTTGGCAGTGCCTGGGGCTTATGAGAAGCTGCAGCTGTTGCCCCTACAGCCTCCCAAAGAACCAGGCCTCCCACCCACCTTTACCTTCCATGTGAACCCAGTGCTGAGTTCCAGGCTGGATGTGGAGCTGGTGGAAAAGCTCACGGTTCTGCAG AGTGGCCTGAACACAGAGCTGGAGGCTCAGACCAGCAGGCTGGGTGAGGGCAGCGTCCTGCTCTCCTCTCTGCCTGTGGGCCAGGAGGACCGGTGCTTCGTGGCCCTGGGGAAG GACCAGGAGGTGGCTCTGAGTGTGAAGGTGGAAAAGAG CTCTGGGGACCTGGACCTGCGCCTTGGCTTTGACCTCAGTGACGGGGAGCGGGAATTTCTGGACAAAAGGAAGCAGATTGTGTCCAAGGCCCTGCAGCAGGTGCTGGAATTAAGCAAAGCTCCGGACAATGGCCAG GTGCCTGTAGTAGCTCTGTTGGGTTCCGGGGGTGGAACCCGAGCTATGTCTTCCCTGTACGGCAGCCTGGCAGGCCTGCAGGAGCTTGGCCTTCTGGACACTGTGACCTACCTGAGCGGGGTCTCTGGGTCCACCTG GTGTATCTCCACACTGTACAAGGACCCAGCCTGGTCCCAGGTGGCCTTGCAGGGCCCCATTGAGTATGCTCAGGCTCGGGTCTGCAGCAGTAAGCTGGGGGCACTGTCCACAGAGCAGCTACAATACTACACTCAGGAACTGGGGGTCTGGGAGCCCAGCAGCCGCAGTGTGTCCCTCATTGACTTCTGGGGCCTCCTCATCGAGTATTTCCTGTATCAGGAG GAAAACCCTGCCAAGCTGTCTGACCAGCAGCAGGCTGTCAGCCAGGGTCAGAACCCATATCCCATCTACGCTTGTGTCAATGTCCGCACCAACATCAGTGCAGAAGATTTTGCAG AGTGGTGTGAGTTCACCCCCTACGAGGTCGGCTTTCCCAAGTACGGGGCTTATGTTCCCACTGAGCTCTTCGGCTCGGAGTTCTTCATGGGACGACTGCTGCAGCTGCGGCCTGAGCCCCGGATTTGCTATCTGCAGG GAATGTGGGGCAGCGCCTTTGCAGCCAGCCTGGATGAGATCTTCCTGAAGACTTCAGGCTCAGGCCTGGGCTTCCTGGAGTGCCACCGGGGCAGCGTCAACATCGCAG ACGACTGCCAGAAGCTCCAGCTACATGACCCTGCACGGCTGCGGACGAGGCTCTTCACCCCACAAGGTCCCTTCTCCAGGGCTGTGCTGGACATATTCACCTCCCGCTTCACTTCTGCCCAGAACTCGAACTTCACTCGAGGCCTTTGCCTGCACAAGGACTACGTGGCTGGCAGGGAGTTTGTGGCCTGGAAAG ACACACACCCAGATGCCTTCCCCAACCAGCTCACCCCCATGAGGGAGTGCCTGTACCTGGTGGATGGAGGCTTTGCCATCAACTCTCCGTTCCCACTGGCTCTGCTGCCCCAGAGAGCAGTGGACCTCATTCTGTCCTTTGACTACTCCTTGACAGCCCCTTTTGAG GTCTTACAGATGACCGAGAAGTACTGCCTGGACCGGGGAATCCCCTTCCCTAGGATAGAGGTGGGCCCTGAGGACTTGGAGGAACCCCGGGAGTGCTATCTCTTTGCCAAGCCCAATGACCCCTGCTCACCCATCGTGCTGCACTTCCCTCTTGTCAATCGTACCTTTCGAACACACCTGGCCCCAG GTGTGGAACGGCAAACAGCTGAGGAGAGGGCCTTTGGGGACTTTGTCATCAATGGGCCAGACACCCCCTATGGCATGAGGAACTTCACCTATGAGCCCCAGGACTTTGATAGGCTGGTGGCCCTGAGTCGATACAACGTTCTGAACAATGTGGAGACTGTGAAGAGTGCCCTCCGGCTGGCTCTGGACCGGAGGGCAGGAGACAAGGCTGGGGGCTAa
- the PLA2G4F gene encoding cytosolic phospholipase A2 zeta isoform X2, translating into MVWALWPRWLAGKGLPLLGAVPLGKREKRDHPRRRWQWETHPYYDLQVKVLRARNIQHTDLLSKADCYVQLWLPTASPRPAQTRTVANCSDPEWNETFHYQIHGALKNLQELQVEFVLEQSQVPASDVISNGVLVAHPCLRIQGTLCGDGTAPRREYGSRQLQLAVPGAYEKLQLLPLQPPKEPGLPPTFTFHVNPVLSSRLDVELVEKLTVLQSGLNTELEAQTSRLGEGSVLLSSLPVGQEDRCFVALGKDQEVALSVKVEKSSGDLDLRLGFDLSDGEREFLDKRKQIVSKALQQVLELSKAPDNGQVPVVALLGSGGGTRAMSSLYGSLAGLQELGLLDTVTYLSGVSGSTWCISTLYKDPAWSQVALQGPIEYAQARVCSSKLGALSTEQLQYYTQELGVWEPSSRSVSLIDFWGLLIEYFLYQEENPAKLSDQQQAVSQGQNPYPIYACVNVRTNISAEDFAEWCEFTPYEVGFPKYGAYVPTELFGSEFFMGRLLQLRPEPRICYLQGMWGSAFAASLDEIFLKTSGSGLGFLECHRGSVNIADDCQKLQLHDPARLRTRLFTPQGPFSRAVLDIFTSRFTSAQNSNFTRGLCLHKDYVAGREFVAWKDTHPDAFPNQLTPMRECLYLVDGGFAINSPFPLALLPQRAVDLILSFDYSLTAPFEVLQMTEKYCLDRGIPFPRIEVGPEDLEEPRECYLFAKPNDPCSPIVLHFPLVNRTFRTHLAPGVERQTAEERAFGDFVINGPDTPYGMRNFTYEPQDFDRLVALSRYNVLNNVETVKSALRLALDRRAGDKAGG; encoded by the exons ATGGTCTGGGCTCTCTGGCCAAGGTGGCTGGCAGGCAAAGGGCTGCCCCTTCTGGGAGCAGTGCccttggggaagagagagaagagggaccATCCACGGAGGCGTTGGCAG TGGGAAACTCACCCATACTATGATCTCCAGGTGAAGGTGCTGAGGGCCAGAAATATCCAGCACACAGATCTGT TGTCTAAAGCTGACTGCTATGTGCAACTGTGGCTGCCCACGGCGTCCCCCAGGCCTGCCCAGACACGAACAGTGGCCAACTGCAGTGACCCCGAGTGGAACGAGACCTTCCACTACCAGATCCATGGTGCCCTGAAG AATCTGCAAGAGCTGCAGGTGGAGTTTGTTCTGGAGCAGAG CCAGGTGCCTGCGTCTGACGTCATCTCCAATGGGGTCCTGGTG GCTCACCCCTGTCTGAGAATCCAGGGCACCCTCTGTGGAGATGGGACAGCCCCACGTCGAGAGTATG GCTCTAGGCAGCTCCAGTTGGCAGTGCCTGGGGCTTATGAGAAGCTGCAGCTGTTGCCCCTACAGCCTCCCAAAGAACCAGGCCTCCCACCCACCTTTACCTTCCATGTGAACCCAGTGCTGAGTTCCAGGCTGGATGTGGAGCTGGTGGAAAAGCTCACGGTTCTGCAG AGTGGCCTGAACACAGAGCTGGAGGCTCAGACCAGCAGGCTGGGTGAGGGCAGCGTCCTGCTCTCCTCTCTGCCTGTGGGCCAGGAGGACCGGTGCTTCGTGGCCCTGGGGAAG GACCAGGAGGTGGCTCTGAGTGTGAAGGTGGAAAAGAG CTCTGGGGACCTGGACCTGCGCCTTGGCTTTGACCTCAGTGACGGGGAGCGGGAATTTCTGGACAAAAGGAAGCAGATTGTGTCCAAGGCCCTGCAGCAGGTGCTGGAATTAAGCAAAGCTCCGGACAATGGCCAG GTGCCTGTAGTAGCTCTGTTGGGTTCCGGGGGTGGAACCCGAGCTATGTCTTCCCTGTACGGCAGCCTGGCAGGCCTGCAGGAGCTTGGCCTTCTGGACACTGTGACCTACCTGAGCGGGGTCTCTGGGTCCACCTG GTGTATCTCCACACTGTACAAGGACCCAGCCTGGTCCCAGGTGGCCTTGCAGGGCCCCATTGAGTATGCTCAGGCTCGGGTCTGCAGCAGTAAGCTGGGGGCACTGTCCACAGAGCAGCTACAATACTACACTCAGGAACTGGGGGTCTGGGAGCCCAGCAGCCGCAGTGTGTCCCTCATTGACTTCTGGGGCCTCCTCATCGAGTATTTCCTGTATCAGGAG GAAAACCCTGCCAAGCTGTCTGACCAGCAGCAGGCTGTCAGCCAGGGTCAGAACCCATATCCCATCTACGCTTGTGTCAATGTCCGCACCAACATCAGTGCAGAAGATTTTGCAG AGTGGTGTGAGTTCACCCCCTACGAGGTCGGCTTTCCCAAGTACGGGGCTTATGTTCCCACTGAGCTCTTCGGCTCGGAGTTCTTCATGGGACGACTGCTGCAGCTGCGGCCTGAGCCCCGGATTTGCTATCTGCAGG GAATGTGGGGCAGCGCCTTTGCAGCCAGCCTGGATGAGATCTTCCTGAAGACTTCAGGCTCAGGCCTGGGCTTCCTGGAGTGCCACCGGGGCAGCGTCAACATCGCAG ACGACTGCCAGAAGCTCCAGCTACATGACCCTGCACGGCTGCGGACGAGGCTCTTCACCCCACAAGGTCCCTTCTCCAGGGCTGTGCTGGACATATTCACCTCCCGCTTCACTTCTGCCCAGAACTCGAACTTCACTCGAGGCCTTTGCCTGCACAAGGACTACGTGGCTGGCAGGGAGTTTGTGGCCTGGAAAG ACACACACCCAGATGCCTTCCCCAACCAGCTCACCCCCATGAGGGAGTGCCTGTACCTGGTGGATGGAGGCTTTGCCATCAACTCTCCGTTCCCACTGGCTCTGCTGCCCCAGAGAGCAGTGGACCTCATTCTGTCCTTTGACTACTCCTTGACAGCCCCTTTTGAG GTCTTACAGATGACCGAGAAGTACTGCCTGGACCGGGGAATCCCCTTCCCTAGGATAGAGGTGGGCCCTGAGGACTTGGAGGAACCCCGGGAGTGCTATCTCTTTGCCAAGCCCAATGACCCCTGCTCACCCATCGTGCTGCACTTCCCTCTTGTCAATCGTACCTTTCGAACACACCTGGCCCCAG GTGTGGAACGGCAAACAGCTGAGGAGAGGGCCTTTGGGGACTTTGTCATCAATGGGCCAGACACCCCCTATGGCATGAGGAACTTCACCTATGAGCCCCAGGACTTTGATAGGCTGGTGGCCCTGAGTCGATACAACGTTCTGAACAATGTGGAGACTGTGAAGAGTGCCCTCCGGCTGGCTCTGGACCGGAGGGCAGGAGACAAGGCTGGGGGCTAa
- the PLA2G4F gene encoding cytosolic phospholipase A2 zeta isoform X1, which translates to MVWALWPRWLAGKGLPLLGAVPLGKREKRDHPRRRWQWETHPYYDLQVKVLRARNIQHTDLLSKADCYVQLWLPTASPRPAQTRTVANCSDPEWNETFHYQIHGALKNVLELTLYDEDVLGSDQLSLLLFDLGSLKCGQPHRHTFALDHQNLQELQVEFVLEQSQVPASDVISNGVLVAHPCLRIQGTLCGDGTAPRREYGSRQLQLAVPGAYEKLQLLPLQPPKEPGLPPTFTFHVNPVLSSRLDVELVEKLTVLQSGLNTELEAQTSRLGEGSVLLSSLPVGQEDRCFVALGKDQEVALSVKVEKSSGDLDLRLGFDLSDGEREFLDKRKQIVSKALQQVLELSKAPDNGQVPVVALLGSGGGTRAMSSLYGSLAGLQELGLLDTVTYLSGVSGSTWCISTLYKDPAWSQVALQGPIEYAQARVCSSKLGALSTEQLQYYTQELGVWEPSSRSVSLIDFWGLLIEYFLYQEENPAKLSDQQQAVSQGQNPYPIYACVNVRTNISAEDFAEWCEFTPYEVGFPKYGAYVPTELFGSEFFMGRLLQLRPEPRICYLQGMWGSAFAASLDEIFLKTSGSGLGFLECHRGSVNIADDCQKLQLHDPARLRTRLFTPQGPFSRAVLDIFTSRFTSAQNSNFTRGLCLHKDYVAGREFVAWKDTHPDAFPNQLTPMRECLYLVDGGFAINSPFPLALLPQRAVDLILSFDYSLTAPFEVLQMTEKYCLDRGIPFPRIEVGPEDLEEPRECYLFAKPNDPCSPIVLHFPLVNRTFRTHLAPGVERQTAEERAFGDFVINGPDTPYGMRNFTYEPQDFDRLVALSRYNVLNNVETVKSALRLALDRRAGDKAGG; encoded by the exons ATGGTCTGGGCTCTCTGGCCAAGGTGGCTGGCAGGCAAAGGGCTGCCCCTTCTGGGAGCAGTGCccttggggaagagagagaagagggaccATCCACGGAGGCGTTGGCAG TGGGAAACTCACCCATACTATGATCTCCAGGTGAAGGTGCTGAGGGCCAGAAATATCCAGCACACAGATCTGT TGTCTAAAGCTGACTGCTATGTGCAACTGTGGCTGCCCACGGCGTCCCCCAGGCCTGCCCAGACACGAACAGTGGCCAACTGCAGTGACCCCGAGTGGAACGAGACCTTCCACTACCAGATCCATGGTGCCCTGAAG AATGTCCTGGAGCTCACCCTCTATGACGAGGATGTCCTGGGGAGTGACCAGCTCTCCCTGCTTCTGTTTGACCTGGGGAGCCTCAAGTGTGGCCAGCCCCACCGACACACCTTTGCCCTTGACCACCAG AATCTGCAAGAGCTGCAGGTGGAGTTTGTTCTGGAGCAGAG CCAGGTGCCTGCGTCTGACGTCATCTCCAATGGGGTCCTGGTG GCTCACCCCTGTCTGAGAATCCAGGGCACCCTCTGTGGAGATGGGACAGCCCCACGTCGAGAGTATG GCTCTAGGCAGCTCCAGTTGGCAGTGCCTGGGGCTTATGAGAAGCTGCAGCTGTTGCCCCTACAGCCTCCCAAAGAACCAGGCCTCCCACCCACCTTTACCTTCCATGTGAACCCAGTGCTGAGTTCCAGGCTGGATGTGGAGCTGGTGGAAAAGCTCACGGTTCTGCAG AGTGGCCTGAACACAGAGCTGGAGGCTCAGACCAGCAGGCTGGGTGAGGGCAGCGTCCTGCTCTCCTCTCTGCCTGTGGGCCAGGAGGACCGGTGCTTCGTGGCCCTGGGGAAG GACCAGGAGGTGGCTCTGAGTGTGAAGGTGGAAAAGAG CTCTGGGGACCTGGACCTGCGCCTTGGCTTTGACCTCAGTGACGGGGAGCGGGAATTTCTGGACAAAAGGAAGCAGATTGTGTCCAAGGCCCTGCAGCAGGTGCTGGAATTAAGCAAAGCTCCGGACAATGGCCAG GTGCCTGTAGTAGCTCTGTTGGGTTCCGGGGGTGGAACCCGAGCTATGTCTTCCCTGTACGGCAGCCTGGCAGGCCTGCAGGAGCTTGGCCTTCTGGACACTGTGACCTACCTGAGCGGGGTCTCTGGGTCCACCTG GTGTATCTCCACACTGTACAAGGACCCAGCCTGGTCCCAGGTGGCCTTGCAGGGCCCCATTGAGTATGCTCAGGCTCGGGTCTGCAGCAGTAAGCTGGGGGCACTGTCCACAGAGCAGCTACAATACTACACTCAGGAACTGGGGGTCTGGGAGCCCAGCAGCCGCAGTGTGTCCCTCATTGACTTCTGGGGCCTCCTCATCGAGTATTTCCTGTATCAGGAG GAAAACCCTGCCAAGCTGTCTGACCAGCAGCAGGCTGTCAGCCAGGGTCAGAACCCATATCCCATCTACGCTTGTGTCAATGTCCGCACCAACATCAGTGCAGAAGATTTTGCAG AGTGGTGTGAGTTCACCCCCTACGAGGTCGGCTTTCCCAAGTACGGGGCTTATGTTCCCACTGAGCTCTTCGGCTCGGAGTTCTTCATGGGACGACTGCTGCAGCTGCGGCCTGAGCCCCGGATTTGCTATCTGCAGG GAATGTGGGGCAGCGCCTTTGCAGCCAGCCTGGATGAGATCTTCCTGAAGACTTCAGGCTCAGGCCTGGGCTTCCTGGAGTGCCACCGGGGCAGCGTCAACATCGCAG ACGACTGCCAGAAGCTCCAGCTACATGACCCTGCACGGCTGCGGACGAGGCTCTTCACCCCACAAGGTCCCTTCTCCAGGGCTGTGCTGGACATATTCACCTCCCGCTTCACTTCTGCCCAGAACTCGAACTTCACTCGAGGCCTTTGCCTGCACAAGGACTACGTGGCTGGCAGGGAGTTTGTGGCCTGGAAAG ACACACACCCAGATGCCTTCCCCAACCAGCTCACCCCCATGAGGGAGTGCCTGTACCTGGTGGATGGAGGCTTTGCCATCAACTCTCCGTTCCCACTGGCTCTGCTGCCCCAGAGAGCAGTGGACCTCATTCTGTCCTTTGACTACTCCTTGACAGCCCCTTTTGAG GTCTTACAGATGACCGAGAAGTACTGCCTGGACCGGGGAATCCCCTTCCCTAGGATAGAGGTGGGCCCTGAGGACTTGGAGGAACCCCGGGAGTGCTATCTCTTTGCCAAGCCCAATGACCCCTGCTCACCCATCGTGCTGCACTTCCCTCTTGTCAATCGTACCTTTCGAACACACCTGGCCCCAG GTGTGGAACGGCAAACAGCTGAGGAGAGGGCCTTTGGGGACTTTGTCATCAATGGGCCAGACACCCCCTATGGCATGAGGAACTTCACCTATGAGCCCCAGGACTTTGATAGGCTGGTGGCCCTGAGTCGATACAACGTTCTGAACAATGTGGAGACTGTGAAGAGTGCCCTCCGGCTGGCTCTGGACCGGAGGGCAGGAGACAAGGCTGGGGGCTAa
- the PLA2G4F gene encoding cytosolic phospholipase A2 zeta isoform X4 has protein sequence MVWALWPRWLAGKGLPLLGAVPLGKREKRDHPRRRWQWETHPYYDLQVKVLRARNIQHTDLLSKADCYVQLWLPTASPRPAQTRTVANCSDPEWNETFHYQIHGALKNVLELTLYDEDVLGSDQLSLLLFDLGSLKCGQPHRHTFALDHQNLQELQVEFVLEQSQVPASDVISNGVLVAHPCLRIQGTLCGDGTAPRREYGSRQLQLAVPGAYEKLQLLPLQPPKEPGLPPTFTFHVNPVLSSRLDVELVEKLTVLQSGLNTELEAQTSRLGEGSVLLSSLPVGQEDRCFVALGKDQEVALSVKVEKSSGDLDLRLGFDLSDGEREFLDKRKQIVSKALQQVLELSKAPDNGQVPVVALLGSGGGTRAMSSLYGSLAGLQELGLLDTVTYLSGVSGSTWCISTLYKDPAWSQVALQGPIEYAQARVCSSKLGALSTEQLQYYTQELGVWEPSSRSVSLIDFWGLLIEYFLYQEENPAKLSDQQQAVSQGQNPYPIYACVNVRTNISAEDFAEWCEFTPYEVGFPKYGAYVPTELFGSEFFMGRLLQLRPEPRICYLQGMWGSAFAASLDEIFLKTSGSGLGFLECHRGSVNIADDCQKLQLHDPARLRTRLFTPQGPFSRAVLDIFTSRFTSAQNSNFTRGLCLHKDYVAGREFVAWKGLTDDREVLPGPGNPLP, from the exons ATGGTCTGGGCTCTCTGGCCAAGGTGGCTGGCAGGCAAAGGGCTGCCCCTTCTGGGAGCAGTGCccttggggaagagagagaagagggaccATCCACGGAGGCGTTGGCAG TGGGAAACTCACCCATACTATGATCTCCAGGTGAAGGTGCTGAGGGCCAGAAATATCCAGCACACAGATCTGT TGTCTAAAGCTGACTGCTATGTGCAACTGTGGCTGCCCACGGCGTCCCCCAGGCCTGCCCAGACACGAACAGTGGCCAACTGCAGTGACCCCGAGTGGAACGAGACCTTCCACTACCAGATCCATGGTGCCCTGAAG AATGTCCTGGAGCTCACCCTCTATGACGAGGATGTCCTGGGGAGTGACCAGCTCTCCCTGCTTCTGTTTGACCTGGGGAGCCTCAAGTGTGGCCAGCCCCACCGACACACCTTTGCCCTTGACCACCAG AATCTGCAAGAGCTGCAGGTGGAGTTTGTTCTGGAGCAGAG CCAGGTGCCTGCGTCTGACGTCATCTCCAATGGGGTCCTGGTG GCTCACCCCTGTCTGAGAATCCAGGGCACCCTCTGTGGAGATGGGACAGCCCCACGTCGAGAGTATG GCTCTAGGCAGCTCCAGTTGGCAGTGCCTGGGGCTTATGAGAAGCTGCAGCTGTTGCCCCTACAGCCTCCCAAAGAACCAGGCCTCCCACCCACCTTTACCTTCCATGTGAACCCAGTGCTGAGTTCCAGGCTGGATGTGGAGCTGGTGGAAAAGCTCACGGTTCTGCAG AGTGGCCTGAACACAGAGCTGGAGGCTCAGACCAGCAGGCTGGGTGAGGGCAGCGTCCTGCTCTCCTCTCTGCCTGTGGGCCAGGAGGACCGGTGCTTCGTGGCCCTGGGGAAG GACCAGGAGGTGGCTCTGAGTGTGAAGGTGGAAAAGAG CTCTGGGGACCTGGACCTGCGCCTTGGCTTTGACCTCAGTGACGGGGAGCGGGAATTTCTGGACAAAAGGAAGCAGATTGTGTCCAAGGCCCTGCAGCAGGTGCTGGAATTAAGCAAAGCTCCGGACAATGGCCAG GTGCCTGTAGTAGCTCTGTTGGGTTCCGGGGGTGGAACCCGAGCTATGTCTTCCCTGTACGGCAGCCTGGCAGGCCTGCAGGAGCTTGGCCTTCTGGACACTGTGACCTACCTGAGCGGGGTCTCTGGGTCCACCTG GTGTATCTCCACACTGTACAAGGACCCAGCCTGGTCCCAGGTGGCCTTGCAGGGCCCCATTGAGTATGCTCAGGCTCGGGTCTGCAGCAGTAAGCTGGGGGCACTGTCCACAGAGCAGCTACAATACTACACTCAGGAACTGGGGGTCTGGGAGCCCAGCAGCCGCAGTGTGTCCCTCATTGACTTCTGGGGCCTCCTCATCGAGTATTTCCTGTATCAGGAG GAAAACCCTGCCAAGCTGTCTGACCAGCAGCAGGCTGTCAGCCAGGGTCAGAACCCATATCCCATCTACGCTTGTGTCAATGTCCGCACCAACATCAGTGCAGAAGATTTTGCAG AGTGGTGTGAGTTCACCCCCTACGAGGTCGGCTTTCCCAAGTACGGGGCTTATGTTCCCACTGAGCTCTTCGGCTCGGAGTTCTTCATGGGACGACTGCTGCAGCTGCGGCCTGAGCCCCGGATTTGCTATCTGCAGG GAATGTGGGGCAGCGCCTTTGCAGCCAGCCTGGATGAGATCTTCCTGAAGACTTCAGGCTCAGGCCTGGGCTTCCTGGAGTGCCACCGGGGCAGCGTCAACATCGCAG ACGACTGCCAGAAGCTCCAGCTACATGACCCTGCACGGCTGCGGACGAGGCTCTTCACCCCACAAGGTCCCTTCTCCAGGGCTGTGCTGGACATATTCACCTCCCGCTTCACTTCTGCCCAGAACTCGAACTTCACTCGAGGCCTTTGCCTGCACAAGGACTACGTGGCTGGCAGGGAGTTTGTGGCCTGGAAAG GTCTTACAGATGACCGAGAAGTACTGCCTGGACCGGGGAATCCCCTTCCCTAG